The genomic segment GTTCTGGTCGGTACCACTGCACCCATGGCAACCAAACTCTTGAAACCAGCTGCGTGTTGCTCCTGATCATGCTCGGAAAAGTCTTCCTTGATTTCTTCATGTTGCAAGTTAAGCCAAAAACCGTGAAAGCCAGTTTTATGGGATACTTTTGCATTTCAGTGGCACTTCTCGATCTCACGCTGCTGCTgatcttctgtttcattttctgttttgaagactTTGCGCTCTGGGGGATGCGGTTCACCAAGTACCACATCTGCCTCTTCACCCAGATCACCTCTCTCACCTGCGGGATTCTGCACTACCCCGTGTACCTCGTGGCTGCTCTGGACTATTACACCACTGTCTCCCAGACATCCCAGTTCTCTAAAAGAGGCCAGAAATTACTGTACGTGTTCGCTGTGGTGGTTATATGGATTTCAGGGTTTTTCTGTATTCTGAAAGTTCCCGCTGTCTATGAAAAGCTGGAAATTCAGAAGAGTGTCTCTCCTTACCAGTGCCCCGTCTCTGCCAGCCTGCAGAGCTACTCAGTCTCGTGTGCCatggtgctgctcctgggcactGCTCTCCTGGCTTGCTGGAAGGAGGTGGTGACCACCCTGCTGTCTGCCAGGCTCGTCTCCATCTCCAGTCAGCCTGCTTTGATGTTCTCCTACACGTCCAACACCACCACCTGCTTTAAGTGGCAGCTCCTGAGCAGACTCCTCATCTGCTTTCTTGGCACTTGGGCACCTTTAGTTGTTCTCCAGGTCCTGGTTGTGTTCCTGGGAGCGTGGATTCCAGCCTATGTGGACATGAACGTGCCCTGGCTGTACTTCATCAACAGCTTCCTCCTGGCAGCCGTGTACTGGTGCCGGTGCCATGAGGTCGAGCTGGCAGAGGGGACGTGGAGCTCAGACCCGTTTGTCAGCTGGAAATTCTGCTTTGTGCCGTTCGACAATGAAAACACAGAGCCAGCTGATGAGCCGGGTGTGGTGATTGTCATCTGTTAATGAGCTGCTGGCtggaaaggctgcaataagtGTGGGCGCTGAGGTTCTGTGGCTGGGTCCTTACAGACAACACAAGGAACCAGCTCCAGAGCTACACTCCATGGAAAAAACTCCAATATTGTAGCGGATGTTGCACTGGAGTGCGGGACACTGGTCCCAGTGCACTGCAAGCACTGTCAGTTCACGGGATTCAACCTCAGATTACATGTTTAAAAGACCACTGCTTATATAAGTCAAGTTTTCTGTTAAACCTCATGTTTATGACAgaattttacatttcctttacATGGAATGATCTCAGGTTTTACAGTACAAAATGCAATAAAGTCTTCAAGGCTGGAGCTACATTCAGGTGCTGATCCAAAGTTCAAAcaacttctgtgatttttttgaagtgtaTTTTCTTGTTAAAGTCTGGCTTTGTGTCAGCTTGATTGAAGTTAAGGGTTGTTGTctaacaagaaataaatttttttagttAATGTAAAGCTACAGCTCCTACAGAAATAGAAACTTCACATGGTACAAAAGCAGTGCAAGATGTGCAACTTCCACAGCCACAGGAGAGGTGCTGAAGCTTCgctgtttctttgctgctgctcctgtaaTGTATAagtacatattaaaaattaaattactacAGTCAGAGATCTAAGCAACAAGGTTAATTGctatatataaatacatgccCAAGGCTAAAGAATggcttaaattaaaatacagtttattttgaagtccaaattactttaaaatagttaaatatGAAGGGTGACTATGGCAGGGAAAGAATTAGTCAGGCTTCGAGCAAAAATACTCTTAATTTCCAAATTCTTACAGTTTTATAAAGGACTTGGTTTAATTTTGtataagagaaataaatgataCGCAACCAAAGCAGACAAATGAAAGtagcatttatttctgaagcacTGAACTCACAATACAATGTTGTTTTGGAAGAGAAACTAAATGATGCTGTAGGTTGGTTAATCATTCCCCCAGACCCACAGGGAACAATGATTTCACACAAGAATACTCATTAAGAAAACTCTGCAGATAACAAAAGGTGCAATTACAAGCAAGTTTAAGCAGCATAGTATAAGGTGCTTTGTTTCAGCATTTGTAGGATGGATTTACCCATTAACAGACAGATTAAAGAAGTTTCACTTCTACAGATCATAACAAATGAGAGAATCTAAAATTCATTCACATGCTAGTTGGTAATAGGAAAGTGCTTCTTAAAAATGACTCACAAAGTGAAGATCATACTTTTACATAATTCACTGTGTGCTCTTCcactgtaaaatttaaatttttgggTTATAATTTACAGTATTATATATCAATTATAGAGATAGATTTAACTGCAGAATTTAATGCTATGTGGGCTAAATTTTCTTATAAAAGAATATTCCAATATTTCACTCCATAAGAATACACAATCACATCTGAATCATAAATTAATCTTACATTTCTGAAACATATTAAagtttgattattttcttttattacttcACCCCACATAGTGCTTCTTTCACCCACAGTCTGGGGTAAATTCCTTTGAGGCTTCCATGATGAAATCAAAAGGACACAAGCATTTTTCAGGAGTAGAAAGTGGTTTGGGGGGAAAATCTGTTAAAAAGGCCATCAAAAGGACAGTAAGTGatcaaaaactgaattttaaaa from the Chiroxiphia lanceolata isolate bChiLan1 chromosome 10, bChiLan1.pri, whole genome shotgun sequence genome contains:
- the GPR160 gene encoding probable G-protein coupled receptor 160; its protein translation is MAARLCENGSGRYHCTHGNQTLETSCVLLLIMLGKVFLDFFMLQVKPKTVKASFMGYFCISVALLDLTLLLIFCFIFCFEDFALWGMRFTKYHICLFTQITSLTCGILHYPVYLVAALDYYTTVSQTSQFSKRGQKLLYVFAVVVIWISGFFCILKVPAVYEKLEIQKSVSPYQCPVSASLQSYSVSCAMVLLLGTALLACWKEVVTTLLSARLVSISSQPALMFSYTSNTTTCFKWQLLSRLLICFLGTWAPLVVLQVLVVFLGAWIPAYVDMNVPWLYFINSFLLAAVYWCRCHEVELAEGTWSSDPFVSWKFCFVPFDNENTEPADEPGVVIVIC